The following coding sequences are from one Lolium rigidum isolate FL_2022 chromosome 6, APGP_CSIRO_Lrig_0.1, whole genome shotgun sequence window:
- the LOC124665090 gene encoding lipid phosphate phosphatase 2-like has product MQASPAAAAAVVRAPACATIRSHGVRVLRSHAYDWLALLLLVAVEVLLNAIEPFHRFVGAGMMVDLRYPMKSNTVPVWAVPIIAVIAPMIIFIVVYFQRRNVYDLHHAILGILFSVLITGVLTDAIKDAVGRPRPDFFWRCFPDGIAVYDNVTTRVICNGIASVIKEGHKSFPSGHTSWSFAGLGFLSWYLAGKITVFDRRGHVAKLCILILPLLVAVMVAVSRVDDYWHHWTDVCTGGILGTVVASVCYLQFFPPPSDEKGFWPHAHFRHITESEDANRTQCATEMSNTDSRPLTDSTSIVVWQDQTRTNMSRTLDAMESGTLDAASSV; this is encoded by the exons ATGCAGGCatcgccagcagcagcagcagcagttgtTAGAGCTCCGGCTTGCGCGACAATACGCTCTCATGGCGTCAGGGTCCTGAGGTCCCACGCCTACGACTGGCTGGCGCTGCTCCTCCTGGTCGCCGTCGAAGTCCTCCTCAATGCCATCGAGCCGTTCCACCGCTTCGTCGGCGCCGGCATGATGGTTGACCTCAGATATCCCATGAAGAGCAACACCGTCCCGGTCTGGGCCGTGCCG ATCATTGCAGTCATTGCACCTATGATTATCTTCATCGTCGTTTACTTCCAGAGGAGGAACGTGTACGATCTGCACCATGCTATACTTG GCATTCTGTTTTCTGTGCTCATCACGGGCGTCCTGACCGACGCGATCAAGGATGCCGTCGGCCGCCCGCGCCCTGACTTCTTCTGGCGCTGCTTCCCGGATGGAATCGCT GTGTACGACAACGTCACCACAAGAGTCATATGCAACGGGATCGCAAGCGTGATCAAAGAAGGCCACAAGAGCTTCCCAAGTGGCCACACTTCAT GGTCCTTTGCCGGGCTGGGATTCCTATCGTGGTACCTCGCCGGGAAGATCACCGTCTTCGACCGCCGGGGGCATGTCGCCAAGCTGTGCATCCTCATCTTGCCTCTGCTGGTCGCGGTGATGGTCGCGGTATCACGGGTTGATGACTACTGGCACCATTGGACGGATGTGTGCACGGGCGGCATCCTCG GAACGGTGGTCGCCTCTGTTTGCTACCTGCAGTTCTTTCCACCGCCCTCTGATGAGAAAG GGTTCTGGCCTCACGCGCACTTCAGGCACATCACCGAGAGCGAAGACGCGAACAGAACGCAGTGTGCTACCGAAATGAGTAACACCGACTCCAGACCCCTGACCGACTCAACATCAATTGTCGTTTGGCAAGATCAGACGAGAACAAACATGAGCCGAACGTTAGACGCAATGGAGTCCGGTACGTTGGATGCCGCTTCCAGTGTGTAG